From a single Collibacillus ludicampi genomic region:
- a CDS encoding CBS domain-containing protein, whose amino-acid sequence MKLRELMTDDVKVCRPDDSVMDAAKAMQSVNVGIIPVCEGDKLTGVITDRDIVLNVVALGKDVNTTRVRDCMTSSVVTGTPDMDAHEAADLMADHQIRRLPVVEGGRLVGIVSIGDLATVSIHEDEAGYALSEISEPSQPQAH is encoded by the coding sequence ATGAAACTGAGAGAATTGATGACTGACGACGTCAAAGTTTGTCGACCTGATGATAGTGTTATGGATGCCGCTAAAGCCATGCAATCAGTCAACGTTGGTATTATCCCTGTGTGCGAAGGAGACAAGCTCACTGGTGTTATCACCGACCGCGATATCGTACTCAACGTTGTCGCTTTAGGGAAAGACGTGAACACAACGCGCGTACGCGATTGCATGACTAGTTCCGTGGTAACGGGTACTCCTGACATGGATGCTCACGAAGCGGCTGACTTGATGGCCGACCATCAGATCCGCCGTCTCCCGGTCGTAGAAGGAGGCCGTTTGGTCGGCATCGTTTCAATCGGGGACTTGGCCACCGTCTCCATCCACGAAGACGAGGCTGGCTACGCGCTCTCTGAAATCTCCGAACCGAGTCAGCCTCAAGCGCACTGA
- a CDS encoding DUF2621 family protein: MEYIKEAKDLLEELISPIPVFVRPTAKKAIEKKIMEVAKENGHAQIEVSDVLRGYILAGSGKDKERMKEFLSKKGIDLTPYADILG, translated from the coding sequence ATGGAATACATAAAAGAGGCGAAGGACTTGTTGGAAGAACTCATTTCACCGATTCCAGTTTTTGTACGCCCTACGGCGAAAAAAGCGATCGAAAAGAAAATCATGGAAGTGGCGAAGGAAAACGGCCATGCACAGATTGAAGTATCGGATGTTTTGCGTGGATATATTCTCGCGGGATCCGGCAAAGACAAGGAGCGGATGAAAGAGTTCCTGTCCAAAAAAGGTATTGATCTTACGCCATATGCCGATATTCTTGGGTAA
- a CDS encoding M23 family metallopeptidase has protein sequence MKAIVLLITILLGLVSTVWPAQVHAEETKQKHDALLMIYRRVSKITNIPWFYLAAVNQYETALHWKKKKHHPAEAEIEWKPEVWCGLLNPNQADHNNGTIRLYGGIGRDGSGDGIADPKNALDSIYTLGIYLSRNGTSEDDIRIAIWDYYQDQMIVERICAFARLFNECGIVDMSKHSFPLPKRADYSYKDSWGAKRAWGGRRTHEGTDIFAGYGTPVLATSYGYVEMMGWNKYGGWRIGIRDLDNIYHYYAHLSSFQKGIQRGTLVKPGQIIGYVGSSGYGKPGTSGKFPPHLHYGMYRDTGRNEWAFDPYPYLRRWEQQAQPRIGG, from the coding sequence ATGAAAGCGATTGTGCTACTTATTACGATTCTGCTGGGACTTGTCTCTACTGTATGGCCCGCACAAGTACATGCCGAAGAGACGAAACAAAAGCATGACGCTTTGCTGATGATATATCGACGGGTGTCCAAAATTACAAATATCCCTTGGTTTTATCTCGCCGCAGTCAATCAATACGAAACCGCTCTCCATTGGAAGAAAAAGAAACATCATCCGGCGGAAGCAGAAATCGAGTGGAAACCGGAAGTCTGGTGTGGTCTCTTAAATCCCAATCAAGCGGATCATAACAATGGAACCATTCGTCTTTATGGCGGGATAGGAAGAGACGGATCAGGAGACGGTATCGCCGATCCCAAAAATGCACTCGATTCCATCTATACTTTGGGGATATACCTGTCCCGTAACGGCACCAGTGAAGATGACATCCGCATTGCCATTTGGGATTATTACCAGGATCAAATGATCGTCGAGCGCATATGTGCATTTGCGAGATTATTTAATGAATGCGGGATCGTCGATATGTCTAAACATTCGTTTCCTCTTCCAAAACGGGCGGATTACAGTTACAAAGATTCATGGGGAGCAAAGAGAGCGTGGGGAGGAAGGCGTACTCACGAAGGAACCGATATCTTCGCCGGCTATGGAACGCCCGTTCTCGCTACCTCCTACGGATATGTGGAAATGATGGGATGGAACAAGTACGGCGGATGGCGCATCGGTATCCGCGATCTAGATAATATTTACCATTATTATGCTCATTTATCTTCATTTCAAAAGGGAATTCAAAGAGGCACTCTGGTCAAACCAGGACAAATCATCGGCTATGTTGGTTCGAGCGGATATGGTAAGCCAGGCACTTCCGGAAAATTTCCCCCTCATCTTCATTATGGTATGTACCGGGACACGGGACGAAATGAGTGGGCGTTTGACCCTTACCCCTACTTACGTCGTTGGGAACAACAAGCGCAACCGCGGATCGGAGGTTAA
- a CDS encoding citrate synthase: MSNQTYKAGLEDVIAGVSEICFIDGDEGRLVYRGYDIHDLVNHQATFEEVVYLLWHGELPNKEQLDAITKDLKENRELHPELVNLLKSLPKDSTPMEVLRTVVSTASMYDPDNKDNSREANIRKATRLVAQIPTIVAYNERLRKGLDVIPPKKDNSLAENFLYMLTGKQPNPLEARAFNIALILHADHEWNASTFAARVTAATLSDMYSAITSAIGTLKGPLHGGANEQVMRMLLEIGEPEKAEEWVKNALANKQKIMGFGHRVYHTEDPRATHLRQMSKELGEREGQTKWFEMSQIIEKVVHEQKGLYPNVDFYSASTYYVMGIDVEIYTPIFACSRISGWTAHVLEQYSNNRLIRPRADYVGVKRRTYVPIEQR, encoded by the coding sequence ATGTCAAACCAAACATATAAAGCCGGCTTGGAAGATGTAATCGCCGGTGTTTCCGAGATTTGTTTTATCGATGGGGACGAAGGGCGTCTCGTTTATCGTGGATATGATATTCACGATTTAGTCAATCATCAGGCGACATTCGAAGAGGTTGTTTACCTTCTTTGGCATGGTGAACTCCCGAACAAAGAACAGTTGGATGCAATCACAAAAGATTTGAAGGAAAACAGAGAACTTCATCCGGAACTGGTGAATCTCTTGAAATCGCTTCCGAAAGATTCTACGCCGATGGAAGTGTTACGTACGGTCGTTTCTACCGCTTCCATGTATGATCCCGATAATAAAGACAATTCACGCGAAGCGAATATTCGCAAAGCCACCCGCCTGGTAGCACAAATTCCGACGATCGTTGCGTATAATGAACGTTTACGCAAAGGTCTCGACGTGATTCCCCCGAAGAAGGACAATTCCCTTGCCGAGAACTTTCTTTACATGCTGACCGGTAAACAACCGAATCCGCTCGAAGCGCGCGCATTTAATATTGCGTTGATTCTGCATGCCGATCATGAATGGAACGCATCGACGTTTGCGGCACGCGTAACGGCAGCGACACTTTCTGATATGTATTCTGCGATCACCTCGGCAATCGGTACGCTGAAAGGACCATTGCACGGAGGTGCAAACGAACAAGTGATGCGCATGTTGCTTGAAATCGGCGAACCTGAGAAGGCGGAAGAATGGGTAAAAAATGCGCTTGCCAATAAACAGAAGATAATGGGATTCGGACATCGCGTATACCATACGGAAGACCCCCGCGCTACCCATCTCAGACAAATGTCAAAAGAACTCGGTGAGCGTGAAGGCCAAACTAAATGGTTTGAGATGTCTCAAATCATCGAAAAAGTTGTTCACGAGCAGAAAGGGCTCTATCCAAATGTAGATTTCTACTCGGCATCCACATACTATGTAATGGGCATTGATGTTGAGATTTATACACCGATCTTTGCTTGTTCACGCATTTCCGGATGGACGGCACATGTTTTAGAACAATACAGCAATAACCGTTTGATTCGTCCACGTGCTGATTATGTGGGGGTCAAGCGTCGTACTTACGTTCCGATTGAACAGCGATAA
- a CDS encoding PIG-L deacetylase family protein, with protein sequence MELTGGGTTVVTRKRQRKWWIFLFLFIFIGGIVTLFYKPYLREFLTSSKPLPQAPFSPGERTLIIAPHPDDETLGGGGVIMKALQEKKDVRVVVVTTGDGYRRAAQKAFSVEHPTSELFRKLGELRHEETVRAMRSFGVTENHIYFLGYPDGGMNSLWVRDWDYDHLHRGLNGAEHAPYPFVYEKNAPYCGANVCKNLEEIILQYKPTDIVYPDPEDQHHDHWATNAFVKYTLTKLSYVCNEWEYLVHRGDWPQPWAYDPNKSLEPPKSLENVGAQWFVLPLSRDEATRKYHALKQYSTQVAVMGEFLAAFVRKNDLIERWPKISLPQSDQEPDFRQAGGLPYRVIDDAVSDTVTRELEGEADIRGVAAVLTKDNLFLALETRRNIHKNVEYSFRFRVFRDSSIDRMDLLITDGIIEARTYAKNSLSLPKDASFSVDGNRLWVKLPRSLVNGAKSLYLNADSFVRNQQVDKTAWRLIDLSSR encoded by the coding sequence ATGGAACTCACGGGAGGTGGAACTACCGTGGTTACACGGAAACGACAACGCAAATGGTGGATTTTTCTTTTTCTTTTCATCTTCATAGGAGGTATCGTGACCCTGTTTTATAAACCTTATCTTCGCGAGTTTTTGACGTCAAGTAAACCGCTCCCTCAGGCCCCGTTCTCCCCGGGTGAAAGGACATTGATTATCGCTCCTCACCCCGATGATGAAACACTGGGTGGAGGAGGGGTCATCATGAAAGCGTTGCAAGAGAAGAAAGATGTTCGCGTTGTTGTCGTTACCACAGGAGATGGTTACCGCAGAGCGGCACAAAAAGCATTTTCCGTAGAACACCCCACCTCCGAACTCTTCCGGAAACTAGGTGAGTTAAGACATGAGGAAACCGTTCGCGCCATGCGCAGTTTCGGTGTTACGGAGAACCATATCTATTTTCTCGGTTACCCGGATGGCGGAATGAACAGCCTGTGGGTTCGGGACTGGGATTACGATCACTTACATAGAGGACTTAACGGTGCGGAGCATGCGCCTTACCCCTTCGTGTATGAAAAAAACGCCCCCTATTGTGGTGCCAATGTTTGCAAAAACTTAGAAGAGATTATCCTTCAATATAAACCTACAGATATCGTATATCCGGATCCGGAAGATCAACATCACGACCACTGGGCCACAAACGCATTTGTGAAATACACACTGACAAAATTAAGTTATGTCTGTAATGAATGGGAATACCTCGTACACCGGGGAGATTGGCCCCAGCCTTGGGCTTATGATCCCAACAAATCGCTGGAACCCCCAAAATCATTGGAGAATGTCGGTGCACAATGGTTTGTACTGCCTTTAAGCCGAGACGAAGCCACACGCAAATATCATGCGCTGAAACAATATTCAACACAGGTTGCAGTGATGGGGGAATTTTTAGCTGCGTTTGTCCGCAAAAATGATCTCATTGAAAGGTGGCCAAAAATTTCCTTGCCTCAATCGGATCAGGAACCTGACTTCCGCCAAGCGGGGGGTTTGCCCTATCGAGTGATCGATGATGCGGTTTCCGATACGGTTACGAGAGAGTTGGAAGGAGAAGCGGATATTCGCGGTGTCGCTGCCGTTCTTACTAAAGACAATCTGTTTCTGGCATTAGAAACGAGGCGCAACATACACAAGAATGTAGAATATTCTTTTCGTTTTCGAGTGTTCCGTGATTCTTCCATCGATCGAATGGATCTGCTCATCACTGACGGGATCATTGAAGCCCGCACCTATGCAAAAAACAGCCTATCCTTGCCGAAAGATGCTTCATTCTCCGTCGATGGCAACCGGCTCTGGGTGAAACTCCCCCGCTCCCTCGTGAATGGAGCAAAAAGCTTGTATCTCAATGCCGATTCTTTTGTGCGAAATCAACAAGTTGATAAAACCGCATGGCGTCTCATCGATCTTTCATCCCGTTAA
- a CDS encoding DUF3905 domain-containing protein translates to MAEKTPPLREQNAPWRNTPLDHWSTDIDPFVMSGDQWVDNEYDPGTERYENQKLMRGDVSPIMAPFMHPTHDVTYGNDDRISEW, encoded by the coding sequence ATGGCGGAGAAGACCCCACCGTTACGCGAGCAGAATGCTCCCTGGAGAAATACCCCCTTGGATCATTGGAGTACAGATATCGATCCGTTTGTCATGTCGGGGGATCAATGGGTCGATAATGAATACGACCCAGGGACGGAACGATATGAAAATCAGAAGTTAATGCGGGGGGATGTATCCCCGATCATGGCACCTTTCATGCATCCGACGCATGATGTGACATACGGGAATGATGACAGAATCTCCGAATGGTAA
- a CDS encoding phage holin, LLH family — MNSFWIEILNQGLNILLQASVLVLLYLFRQLVQKISAYYESHTSLRQRELLTMLGHEAFTFAETVYRNMDRDAKLNEALRYLLSKAEQHGLSISMKDARAVIEKDWLEDRRRSGIPLPS; from the coding sequence GTGAACAGTTTTTGGATTGAGATCTTGAATCAAGGTTTGAACATTCTCTTGCAGGCATCCGTTCTTGTACTCTTGTATTTGTTTCGACAACTCGTTCAAAAAATCTCTGCATATTATGAAAGTCATACCTCATTGAGACAACGGGAACTGCTTACGATGTTAGGCCATGAAGCTTTCACGTTTGCAGAGACGGTATACAGGAACATGGATAGGGACGCGAAGTTAAATGAAGCGTTACGCTATCTCTTATCAAAAGCGGAACAACACGGACTTTCTATTTCGATGAAAGACGCACGTGCGGTTATCGAAAAGGATTGGCTTGAAGACAGGCGTAGATCAGGAATACCCTTACCAAGTTAG
- a CDS encoding alpha/beta-type small acid-soluble spore protein, with translation MALGQKRNELVVKGAAKALDQLKYEVAQELGIQTPQDGYWGTMLTRDTGAIGGNITRKLVALAEAQLAGRQ, from the coding sequence ATGGCACTTGGACAAAAACGAAACGAACTCGTAGTCAAAGGTGCAGCAAAAGCTCTTGATCAACTCAAATACGAAGTAGCACAAGAGCTGGGTATCCAAACTCCGCAAGATGGCTACTGGGGAACGATGTTGACCCGTGATACCGGAGCGATCGGGGGGAACATCACCCGTAAGTTGGTCGCTTTGGCAGAAGCCCAACTTGCTGGTCGTCAATAA